From the Paenibacillus sp. MMS20-IR301 genome, the window AATCGCTGACAGCAGCATTGCAACAGTTTATTGAAATTTGCCGCACCCCAGCGCCTGAGATGTAGCAGTTAATCTGTTTCTTACAAATGCGGCATATCCGCAGGCTATGATTTCTACTGGATATTACTAAATATATTGGAAAATAAAACCGATAAACCAACTATAACTACATAGGGAATGAAACTGGCCATGAAGGATGCTGAAAAGGGGGATGGGGTTGTCTTCCGCAAAAATGATCTTTAGTGCAGAGGAAGCAGGACGTCTGCGGACGAAGATCGGACAGGTGAGCCAGGACACCAACCGGCTGTATCTGCAATTCAGAGGTCAAGCCGGCAGCTGGAGCGGGCTCCCGCTGGGCTCCTATCTGCTGCAGGCCCAGGTGCTCATTAATGAGCTGACCACGGAAGCGGAAAAGCTGGAGGACCTGATACGCATTGCAGTTCAAGGAGTCCAGAAGGTACAGGAGGAGAACAAGCGGCAGGCGGATCAGCTGACGCAGCAGTTCACTGCACTTGGCGGGCTGCTTAGCCGGCTGGGCGGAAGCCCAATAACCGGAAGAGCGGCTTTTCCGGCCTCTGCCCTGACCGCAGTTATGAAGCTGATTACCAGCGTAGCAACGATATCAGGCAAGGATGAGCTTAGCCGCGATCCGGCAATGCAGAAGCTGGAGGTGACTTTGAAGGCGTCGACGTTTGGCAGCATAGACTGGTTTACCGCACAATTGAAACTGACTGGGATCTGCGAAGCTCGGAATCAGATTGCCAAAGCGCAGACGGCTTACTCGGTCTACCAGGCGTTCGGCAACAAGGCGCAGATGGCGGCTGTACATCAATCGGCGGAAGAGGCCCGCAAGAAGCTGATCTCCCTTGGTGTGAACAAGCTGCTGGCGGAGCCGGGAAAAGATTGGAGCAGCTGCTTCAGGCAACCGGCGGTGAAAGCTTGTGAATATGATCCGTCGGTCACAGCCGCCAGCATTCCCTTGCTGCAGGATGAATCGTATTTGCTGCTGCTGCGGATGGCGATGGAGCCGGGCATTCAAGGCCAGTGGGCGAAGAGTCAGCTGCCGGCCAAAAGGCTGGAGGTTCAGCTGGCAGAGGCTGCGAAAATTGCGGAGGCACAGGCCGCAGCCGAGCAGCAGCTGGCAGGTCCGCCGGTGAAGCTGCCGGATGGAACGGTCATCACGGCAAAAAACAAAGAGAATGAGACAACCTTGGCCTATTTCATGGACAAGATATATGACCCGGATGCCCAGCTCACCCCGATGTATACCATGTACCTCGGATGGCTGGAAGACACGTATGGGATGACAGCATGGCGGAAGAAAGTTGTACAGGCAGATGCGGTCGCGGTAGCCTTTACCGAGTCGCTGCTTAAAGAGACGGTTATGGGCGCTGTAGACACGGCGAAGTTCGCCTTTCGTCTGGTCGTAGACCCTGAGCAAACCACGCAGGAAGTGCTGGACCAGGCGAATTACCTGATCAGCCATCCGGAGGTACTGGTGGAAGCGGCGAAGACGGTGTACCATAACTTTGAGGAAGGGACACCGGAGGAACGGGCAGCGATGCTGGGAGCAACGGCTTCTGTCCTGCTGCCGGGAGTCTCGGTAACGAAGAGCGGCAAGTTAGGACAGGTCATGGATGGTGTGCAGGGGCTGGCGTATAAAGCGCTGGCCGGAGTCAAGGACCTGGGTAAGGTTCTGCAGAACAGCGAGAAATTCCCGGGCTTGAATCCATTCTTAACGACACCGGAAGGGTTCACCTTCAGCGCTGGGAAGCACATCCCGGATACGGATCCGCTGCTCAAGAATCCGGTGCAGGAGCATCGTCTGAGTGAGATGGACGGGCTGGGGGACGGGAAGGCCGGGAAGATTGAGGGTGCGGGAGAAGTTGGCAAGTATGATACAAAGATTAAATGGGGGATAAATGATATTAATGCACGACCATATGGGAAGGGATTCTTTGGAGAAAGAATACCCCAAAGTAATCCAAGAGTAGATGGCTACGAATTGAAGATAAATCCTAATAACGAAAGTTACTATCTTCCCCATCCTAATGGAGGTTACGTTCAGTTTGAAAATCTTGTAGTTGATGTGCTTCAAGATGGAAAGCTTATCATGAAGCCAAAATCATTCTATCATGTAGATGACTTGCCGGAATTCGCAAAGGCAAAGGTATTGCAGGAGGCATTAAGACAACAAGTTTCAGCACTGGCGGCAGGTTATAAGGTTGAATGGCTTGTCTCTGATGCTGAAGCTGTGGAACAATTGACAAATTTATTTGGATCAAAGAATATCGATATAGTTGTTAGATATTTTCCTGAGTAAAGGTGGCCAGGTGTAGCAGATGAAAATTTTAAAAGAAAACGAAATGAAGCAATTAATTTCTGATGAGAAGCTGAGTGAGTTTTACAATGAAAATATTGATGATAACAGGTTAAATGAATTGTTCTCACGGTATTCCTTTTTGAAAACAAATGTAAACTTAATTCCTCTGGATAAACAAAGTATTTACTATAGTATTTATTTTTGGTTCGTACAGTTTAAAAAACAATATTTTACCTTAATAGGACAGGACGAAGGGATGGAACAGGAAGGTTTCAAATTATTAGAAGAAATAGATGCTAATCTGAAAGAAGGAATTGATTGGGCTATAATAAAGGAACTGGAAGATTTTTAGAGAAACTATACGATGAGACGGAAAAATGTTAAATATAACAGGTCAATTATGGTCAGATACTGCCATGATTGACCTGTTTTTTGTTCAAAGATATGATCTACTAGAAGCTATCGCCTAAACTGAGAATCCTTATTCGTATATAATAAGATCATAAGAGAGGAAGTGATCGTATCCTTGTTATTCTGACAGGACTTCTATTGCTGCTGCTGACAGTGCAAACTGTCTACTTGCTCAACTACAAAAGCCAGATTCACCAGATTGGCAATCAGCTGTCTTTTATTATGGAGCATCAATCGCTTAAGTTCATTGCTACGCAGTTAAAGCCCAGGGAAATCAATCATCTCGTTAGTGAGTGTAATACCCTCCTGAATCGGCAGAGAGCGCTTGACGAGCAGTTCACCCGGAAGAACCAGGAGATGAACTCCACCATTATCAGCCTGTCTCATGATATCAGGACACCGCTCACTTCCCTGGATGGTTATCTGCAATTAGCACTGCGGGCGGCGGCCCACCAGGACATGAACCAGTATGTAACGCTTGCCCAGTCGAGGATAAAACAGATCATCAAGCTGGTGGATGAGCTGTTCTTATATACGAAGCTGCAGAATCCGGAATATATCTTTGAACTGCAGCCTGTTGACGTTATGGATGTGCTGAAGCAGAGCCTGTTCACCTTTATTGAGGATTTCACGCGTTGCGGGTATGAGCCTGAACTTCAGCTGCCGGAAAAGCCTGTTATGGTGAGCGGGGATATGAATGCTGTAGAGCGGGTATTTGCCAATATCATCAGCAACTATTTCATTCATGGGGACGGCCCATTATCCGTTGCGTATGAAGACAGGCAAGATAATCTTTGTATACGCTTCACTAACCGGCTTAAGGCAGGCAGCAGAGTGGATATTGACAAGGTCTTTACCCGTTTCTATAAAGAAGATCCATCGCGTACAATGCATTCTTCCGGGCTGGGACTCTCCATTGTGAAGGCGCTGGCCGCAAAAATGAACGGATATACAAAGGCTGAATGTATAGAGGATACTTTTAGCCTCACCACGGCATTCGGGAAAACGGCAAAGGAGCATGTCCATGGGCGTTAACGGGAACAACCGGAGAATTCTGATTATCGAGGATGACCCGCATATTAACGGGATCATTCATGATGGACTTGCAGCTGCAGGATTTCTGTGTACCCGGGCATATTCAGGCAGTGAGGGAATGCTGAATCTGGCTGAGCAGGAGTACCACCTCATTGTACTCGATCTGATGCTGCCCGGATTGTCGGGGGAGGCGTTCATGCACAGCTTGCGCAAGGAGCTGAAGTCAGGAGTTCCGGTGATCATCCTTTCGGCCAAGGACCAGCTGGATCATAAGCTGAACCTGTTCACGCTGGGCGCTGACGATTATGTGACCAAGCCCTTTGAGCTGGAAGAACTGGCCGCTCGGATCCATGTCCATATCCAGCGGACGGCTGCCGACGAGCCGGTGAATGAATTCAGACATAAGAAGCTGGTGCTGGACACCGCTGCCTACAGTGTTAAAATTCATGGATCAGCGCTTAATCTGACCCGGCAGGAGTACAGAATTGTTGAACTGCTGGTCAGGAATCCTACCCGGGTGTTCACGAAGCAGGATCTCTATGAGCTGGCCTGGGAGGAAATGTACCTTGGCGAGGACAAAACGATAACGGTGCATATCAGCAATATCCGCAATAAAATCAAACGCTATGACAGCGATTCATACATCGACACGATCTGGGGCATCGGCTTCAGGCTGAGCAAGTGAGCGGCTTTGAACTTTCTTAACCTTTTGTT encodes:
- a CDS encoding HAMP domain-containing sensor histidine kinase, with the protein product MLNYKSQIHQIGNQLSFIMEHQSLKFIATQLKPREINHLVSECNTLLNRQRALDEQFTRKNQEMNSTIISLSHDIRTPLTSLDGYLQLALRAAAHQDMNQYVTLAQSRIKQIIKLVDELFLYTKLQNPEYIFELQPVDVMDVLKQSLFTFIEDFTRCGYEPELQLPEKPVMVSGDMNAVERVFANIISNYFIHGDGPLSVAYEDRQDNLCIRFTNRLKAGSRVDIDKVFTRFYKEDPSRTMHSSGLGLSIVKALAAKMNGYTKAECIEDTFSLTTAFGKTAKEHVHGR
- a CDS encoding response regulator transcription factor; this encodes MGVNGNNRRILIIEDDPHINGIIHDGLAAAGFLCTRAYSGSEGMLNLAEQEYHLIVLDLMLPGLSGEAFMHSLRKELKSGVPVIILSAKDQLDHKLNLFTLGADDYVTKPFELEELAARIHVHIQRTAADEPVNEFRHKKLVLDTAAYSVKIHGSALNLTRQEYRIVELLVRNPTRVFTKQDLYELAWEEMYLGEDKTITVHISNIRNKIKRYDSDSYIDTIWGIGFRLSK